The following are encoded together in the Bacillus sp. NP157 genome:
- a CDS encoding energy transducer TonB, which produces MDTRHRIPVSRRMRGAINPVTLAVLAIVVVLGVAAYFLIIKPYRDANGDLAQAAATAPKQGASHEAPPANVDALSTDQLLAEARKAMNEQRLVAPAGNNAFEFYMKVLQKQPGNAVAADALRETFSYGAAATEQTINSRDFNEAQREIDLLAKADPANYTLTILRSKLDAQRKTLDREQQQAQDAQKAQLAQQGAAAKAQAEQQAAAVAAAAEAQRQQAAREQAARVAQQPAAQPQAAPRTPPPVARTPDSEAITEAVLVRQVNPRYPTAAMRANQEGWVDVELTVGADGSVSNVNVVDAQPKHVFDRSAIDAVSRWEFKPAMRNGEPMITTLRRRLQFNLGR; this is translated from the coding sequence ATGGATACTCGCCATCGAATCCCGGTGAGCCGCCGCATGCGCGGCGCCATCAATCCCGTCACTCTCGCCGTCCTCGCCATCGTGGTCGTACTCGGCGTGGCTGCGTATTTTCTTATCATCAAGCCGTACCGCGACGCTAACGGCGACCTCGCCCAGGCGGCCGCCACCGCGCCGAAGCAGGGCGCGTCGCATGAAGCGCCGCCGGCCAACGTCGACGCCCTGAGCACCGACCAGCTGCTCGCCGAGGCCCGCAAGGCCATGAACGAACAGCGCCTGGTCGCACCGGCCGGCAACAACGCCTTCGAGTTCTACATGAAGGTGCTGCAGAAGCAGCCAGGCAACGCCGTCGCCGCCGACGCCCTGCGCGAAACGTTCTCCTACGGCGCAGCCGCCACGGAGCAGACGATCAACAGCCGCGACTTCAACGAAGCGCAGCGCGAGATCGACCTGCTGGCCAAGGCTGACCCGGCCAATTACACGCTGACCATCCTGCGCTCGAAGCTGGATGCCCAGCGCAAGACGCTGGATCGCGAGCAGCAGCAGGCACAGGACGCACAGAAGGCCCAGCTGGCCCAGCAGGGTGCCGCGGCGAAGGCCCAGGCCGAGCAGCAGGCCGCTGCCGTGGCGGCGGCTGCCGAAGCGCAGCGCCAGCAGGCGGCGCGTGAGCAGGCCGCGCGCGTCGCCCAGCAGCCGGCGGCACAGCCGCAGGCCGCGCCGCGTACGCCGCCGCCGGTGGCGCGTACGCCGGACTCCGAAGCGATTACCGAGGCCGTGCTGGTCCGCCAGGTCAATCCGCGCTACCCGACGGCCGCCATGCGCGCGAACCAGGAAGGCTGGGTCGACGTGGAACTGACCGTGGGCGCCGATGGCTCGGTGAGCAATGTGAACGTGGTGGACGCCCAGCCCAAGCACGTCTTCGACCGCTCCGCGATCGACGCCGTCAGCCGCTGGGAATTCAAGCCGGCCATGCGCAATGGCGAACCCATGA
- the metJ gene encoding met regulon transcriptional regulator MetJ → METEKFIRPYVEHGSKAGAVRKITVSIPLHVLRLLSDERTRRQVNNLRHATNSDLLVEAFLHAFTGQPLPTDEELRRTMATAKKATAKKSAAKKATKKSTVKKTAARKAPAKKTARKSPARKVAAKKTARKAAVKKTARKSPARKVAAKKAVKKAVRKAPAKKVAAKKTARKAAPRKAASKKVAAAKVVRATKAAKAPKAVKAPKAAKAPKAPKA, encoded by the coding sequence TGTGGAGCACGGTTCAAAAGCGGGAGCGGTACGCAAGATCACGGTATCGATTCCGCTGCATGTGCTCCGCCTGCTTTCCGATGAACGCACCCGCCGACAGGTGAACAATTTAAGGCACGCGACGAACAGCGATTTGCTGGTTGAAGCGTTCCTGCATGCTTTTACTGGGCAACCACTGCCAACTGATGAGGAGCTGAGACGAACCATGGCCACTGCCAAGAAAGCCACTGCCAAGAAGTCGGCCGCCAAAAAGGCGACCAAGAAGTCCACCGTGAAGAAGACCGCCGCCCGCAAGGCGCCGGCCAAGAAGACTGCACGCAAGTCGCCGGCCCGTAAGGTCGCGGCGAAGAAGACCGCCCGCAAGGCTGCGGTAAAGAAGACCGCCCGTAAGTCGCCGGCCCGTAAGGTTGCCGCGAAGAAGGCGGTGAAGAAGGCTGTCCGTAAGGCACCGGCGAAGAAGGTCGCTGCCAAGAAGACTGCCCGCAAGGCTGCTCCGCGCAAGGCCGCCTCGAAGAAGGTCGCCGCTGCGAAGGTTGTTCGCGCAACCAAGGCTGCCAAGGCCCCCAAGGCCGTGAAGGCACCGAAGGCTGCCAAGGCACCGAAGGCACCGAAGGCGTAA